One segment of Lutra lutra chromosome 12, mLutLut1.2, whole genome shotgun sequence DNA contains the following:
- the CASTOR1 gene encoding cytosolic arginine sensor for mTORC1 subunit 1 isoform X2 — protein sequence MELHILEHRVRVLSLARPGLWLYTHPLIKLLFLPRRSRCKFFSLTETPEDYTLMVDEEGFKELPPSEFLQVAEATWLVLNVSSRSGAAVQAAGVTKIARSVIAPLAEHHVSVLMLSTYQTDFILVREQDLSVVIHTLSQEFDIYREVGGEPVPVARDDSSNGFPRSQHGPSPTVHPIQSPQNRFCVLTLDPETLPAIATTLIDVLFYSYSAPKEAASGGTEPSSITFFAFSLIEGYISIVMDAETQKKFPSDLLLTSSSGELWRMVRIGGQPLGFDECGIVAQIAGPLAAADISAYYISTFNFDHALVPEDGISSVIEVLQRRQDSQGS from the exons ATGGAGCTGCACATCCTGGAGCACCGGGTGAGGGTGCTGAGCCTCGCCCGGCCAGGTCTCTGGCTCTACACCCACCCGCTCATCAAGCTACTCTTCCTGCCCCGCCGCAGCCG GTGCAAGTTCTTCAGCCTGACGGAGACCCCAGAGGATTACACGCTCATGGTGGACGAGGAGGGCTTcaaag AGCTTCCCCCATCTGAGTTCCTTCAAGTGGCTGAGGCCACATGGCTGGTGCTGAACGTGTCATCCCGCAGCGGTGCAGCAGTGCAGGCTGCTGGGGTCACCAAAATCGCCCGCTCAGTCATTGCGCCATTGGCGGAGCACCATGTGTCTGTGCTGATGCTGTCCACTTACCAGACGGACTTTATCCTG GTTCGGGAGCAGGACCTGTCCGTGGTGATCCACACTCTATCCCAGGAGTTTGACATTTACCGAGAAGTGGGCGGGGAGCCTGTACCTGTTGCCAGGGATGATTCCAGCAATGGCTTTCCCCGTTCTCAGCATG GGCCCAGCCCCACGGTGCATCCCATCCAGAGCCCACAGAACCGCTTCTGTGTCCTcaccctggaccctgagaccctgcCAGCCATCGCAACCACGCTCATCGATGTCCTCTTCTACTCATACAG TGCCCCCAAGGAGGCAGCCTCTGGCGGTACTGAACCCAGCTCCATTACATTCTTTGCCTTCTCCCTCATTGAGGGCTACATCTCCATCGTTATGGACGCTGAGACTCAGAAAAA gTTCCCCAGTGACCTCCTGCTGACCAGCTCCTCAGGAGAGCTGTGGAGGATGGTACGCATCGGTGGACAGCCTCTGGGCTTTG ATGAGTGTGGGATCGTGGCCCAGATCGCAGGCCCCCTGGCTGCGGCCGACATCTCTGCCTACTACATAAGCACCTTCAACTTTGACCATGCCCTG gtGCCTGAGGACGGCATCAGCAGTGTCATTGAAGTCCTCCAGCGACGGCAGGACAGCCAGGGCTCCTGA
- the CASTOR1 gene encoding cytosolic arginine sensor for mTORC1 subunit 1 isoform X5, whose product MELHILEHRVRVLSLARPGLWLYTHPLIKLLFLPRRSRCKFFSLTETPEDYTLMVDEEGFKELPPSEFLQVAEATWLVLNVSSRSGAAVQAAGVTKIARSVIAPLAEHHVSVLMLSTYQTDFILVREQDLSVVIHTLSQEFDIYREVGGEPVPVARDDSSNGFPRSQHGPSPTVHPIQSPQNRFCVLTLDPETLPAIATTLIDVLFYSYRFPSDLLLTSSSGELWRMVRIGGQPLGFDECGIVAQIAGPLAAADISAYYISTFNFDHALVPEDGISSVIEVLQRRQDSQGS is encoded by the exons ATGGAGCTGCACATCCTGGAGCACCGGGTGAGGGTGCTGAGCCTCGCCCGGCCAGGTCTCTGGCTCTACACCCACCCGCTCATCAAGCTACTCTTCCTGCCCCGCCGCAGCCG GTGCAAGTTCTTCAGCCTGACGGAGACCCCAGAGGATTACACGCTCATGGTGGACGAGGAGGGCTTcaaag AGCTTCCCCCATCTGAGTTCCTTCAAGTGGCTGAGGCCACATGGCTGGTGCTGAACGTGTCATCCCGCAGCGGTGCAGCAGTGCAGGCTGCTGGGGTCACCAAAATCGCCCGCTCAGTCATTGCGCCATTGGCGGAGCACCATGTGTCTGTGCTGATGCTGTCCACTTACCAGACGGACTTTATCCTG GTTCGGGAGCAGGACCTGTCCGTGGTGATCCACACTCTATCCCAGGAGTTTGACATTTACCGAGAAGTGGGCGGGGAGCCTGTACCTGTTGCCAGGGATGATTCCAGCAATGGCTTTCCCCGTTCTCAGCATG GGCCCAGCCCCACGGTGCATCCCATCCAGAGCCCACAGAACCGCTTCTGTGTCCTcaccctggaccctgagaccctgcCAGCCATCGCAACCACGCTCATCGATGTCCTCTTCTACTCATACAG gTTCCCCAGTGACCTCCTGCTGACCAGCTCCTCAGGAGAGCTGTGGAGGATGGTACGCATCGGTGGACAGCCTCTGGGCTTTG ATGAGTGTGGGATCGTGGCCCAGATCGCAGGCCCCCTGGCTGCGGCCGACATCTCTGCCTACTACATAAGCACCTTCAACTTTGACCATGCCCTG gtGCCTGAGGACGGCATCAGCAGTGTCATTGAAGTCCTCCAGCGACGGCAGGACAGCCAGGGCTCCTGA
- the CASTOR1 gene encoding cytosolic arginine sensor for mTORC1 subunit 1 isoform X3, translating into MELHILEHRVRVLSLARPGLWLYTHPLIKLLFLPRRSRCAPGFGGTELPPSEFLQVAEATWLVLNVSSRSGAAVQAAGVTKIARSVIAPLAEHHVSVLMLSTYQTDFILVREQDLSVVIHTLSQEFDIYREVGGEPVPVARDDSSNGFPRSQHAGPSPTVHPIQSPQNRFCVLTLDPETLPAIATTLIDVLFYSYSAPKEAASGGTEPSSITFFAFSLIEGYISIVMDAETQKKFPSDLLLTSSSGELWRMVRIGGQPLGFDECGIVAQIAGPLAAADISAYYISTFNFDHALVPEDGISSVIEVLQRRQDSQGS; encoded by the exons ATGGAGCTGCACATCCTGGAGCACCGGGTGAGGGTGCTGAGCCTCGCCCGGCCAGGTCTCTGGCTCTACACCCACCCGCTCATCAAGCTACTCTTCCTGCCCCGCCGCAGCCGGTGCGCGCCCGGGTTCGGGGGCACAG AGCTTCCCCCATCTGAGTTCCTTCAAGTGGCTGAGGCCACATGGCTGGTGCTGAACGTGTCATCCCGCAGCGGTGCAGCAGTGCAGGCTGCTGGGGTCACCAAAATCGCCCGCTCAGTCATTGCGCCATTGGCGGAGCACCATGTGTCTGTGCTGATGCTGTCCACTTACCAGACGGACTTTATCCTG GTTCGGGAGCAGGACCTGTCCGTGGTGATCCACACTCTATCCCAGGAGTTTGACATTTACCGAGAAGTGGGCGGGGAGCCTGTACCTGTTGCCAGGGATGATTCCAGCAATGGCTTTCCCCGTTCTCAGCATG CAGGGCCCAGCCCCACGGTGCATCCCATCCAGAGCCCACAGAACCGCTTCTGTGTCCTcaccctggaccctgagaccctgcCAGCCATCGCAACCACGCTCATCGATGTCCTCTTCTACTCATACAG TGCCCCCAAGGAGGCAGCCTCTGGCGGTACTGAACCCAGCTCCATTACATTCTTTGCCTTCTCCCTCATTGAGGGCTACATCTCCATCGTTATGGACGCTGAGACTCAGAAAAA gTTCCCCAGTGACCTCCTGCTGACCAGCTCCTCAGGAGAGCTGTGGAGGATGGTACGCATCGGTGGACAGCCTCTGGGCTTTG ATGAGTGTGGGATCGTGGCCCAGATCGCAGGCCCCCTGGCTGCGGCCGACATCTCTGCCTACTACATAAGCACCTTCAACTTTGACCATGCCCTG gtGCCTGAGGACGGCATCAGCAGTGTCATTGAAGTCCTCCAGCGACGGCAGGACAGCCAGGGCTCCTGA
- the CASTOR1 gene encoding cytosolic arginine sensor for mTORC1 subunit 1 isoform X1, which yields MELHILEHRVRVLSLARPGLWLYTHPLIKLLFLPRRSRCKFFSLTETPEDYTLMVDEEGFKELPPSEFLQVAEATWLVLNVSSRSGAAVQAAGVTKIARSVIAPLAEHHVSVLMLSTYQTDFILVREQDLSVVIHTLSQEFDIYREVGGEPVPVARDDSSNGFPRSQHAGPSPTVHPIQSPQNRFCVLTLDPETLPAIATTLIDVLFYSYSAPKEAASGGTEPSSITFFAFSLIEGYISIVMDAETQKKFPSDLLLTSSSGELWRMVRIGGQPLGFDECGIVAQIAGPLAAADISAYYISTFNFDHALVPEDGISSVIEVLQRRQDSQGS from the exons ATGGAGCTGCACATCCTGGAGCACCGGGTGAGGGTGCTGAGCCTCGCCCGGCCAGGTCTCTGGCTCTACACCCACCCGCTCATCAAGCTACTCTTCCTGCCCCGCCGCAGCCG GTGCAAGTTCTTCAGCCTGACGGAGACCCCAGAGGATTACACGCTCATGGTGGACGAGGAGGGCTTcaaag AGCTTCCCCCATCTGAGTTCCTTCAAGTGGCTGAGGCCACATGGCTGGTGCTGAACGTGTCATCCCGCAGCGGTGCAGCAGTGCAGGCTGCTGGGGTCACCAAAATCGCCCGCTCAGTCATTGCGCCATTGGCGGAGCACCATGTGTCTGTGCTGATGCTGTCCACTTACCAGACGGACTTTATCCTG GTTCGGGAGCAGGACCTGTCCGTGGTGATCCACACTCTATCCCAGGAGTTTGACATTTACCGAGAAGTGGGCGGGGAGCCTGTACCTGTTGCCAGGGATGATTCCAGCAATGGCTTTCCCCGTTCTCAGCATG CAGGGCCCAGCCCCACGGTGCATCCCATCCAGAGCCCACAGAACCGCTTCTGTGTCCTcaccctggaccctgagaccctgcCAGCCATCGCAACCACGCTCATCGATGTCCTCTTCTACTCATACAG TGCCCCCAAGGAGGCAGCCTCTGGCGGTACTGAACCCAGCTCCATTACATTCTTTGCCTTCTCCCTCATTGAGGGCTACATCTCCATCGTTATGGACGCTGAGACTCAGAAAAA gTTCCCCAGTGACCTCCTGCTGACCAGCTCCTCAGGAGAGCTGTGGAGGATGGTACGCATCGGTGGACAGCCTCTGGGCTTTG ATGAGTGTGGGATCGTGGCCCAGATCGCAGGCCCCCTGGCTGCGGCCGACATCTCTGCCTACTACATAAGCACCTTCAACTTTGACCATGCCCTG gtGCCTGAGGACGGCATCAGCAGTGTCATTGAAGTCCTCCAGCGACGGCAGGACAGCCAGGGCTCCTGA
- the CASTOR1 gene encoding cytosolic arginine sensor for mTORC1 subunit 1 isoform X4: MELHILEHRVRVLSLARPGLWLYTHPLIKLLFLPRRSRCKFFSLTETPEDYTLMVDEEGFKELPPSEFLQVAEATWLVLNVSSRSGAAVQAAGVTKIARSVIAPLAEHHVSVLMLSTYQTDFILVREQDLSVVIHTLSQEFDIYREVGGEPVPVARDDSSNGFPRSQHAGPSPTVHPIQSPQNRFCVLTLDPETLPAIATTLIDVLFYSYRFPSDLLLTSSSGELWRMVRIGGQPLGFDECGIVAQIAGPLAAADISAYYISTFNFDHALVPEDGISSVIEVLQRRQDSQGS; encoded by the exons ATGGAGCTGCACATCCTGGAGCACCGGGTGAGGGTGCTGAGCCTCGCCCGGCCAGGTCTCTGGCTCTACACCCACCCGCTCATCAAGCTACTCTTCCTGCCCCGCCGCAGCCG GTGCAAGTTCTTCAGCCTGACGGAGACCCCAGAGGATTACACGCTCATGGTGGACGAGGAGGGCTTcaaag AGCTTCCCCCATCTGAGTTCCTTCAAGTGGCTGAGGCCACATGGCTGGTGCTGAACGTGTCATCCCGCAGCGGTGCAGCAGTGCAGGCTGCTGGGGTCACCAAAATCGCCCGCTCAGTCATTGCGCCATTGGCGGAGCACCATGTGTCTGTGCTGATGCTGTCCACTTACCAGACGGACTTTATCCTG GTTCGGGAGCAGGACCTGTCCGTGGTGATCCACACTCTATCCCAGGAGTTTGACATTTACCGAGAAGTGGGCGGGGAGCCTGTACCTGTTGCCAGGGATGATTCCAGCAATGGCTTTCCCCGTTCTCAGCATG CAGGGCCCAGCCCCACGGTGCATCCCATCCAGAGCCCACAGAACCGCTTCTGTGTCCTcaccctggaccctgagaccctgcCAGCCATCGCAACCACGCTCATCGATGTCCTCTTCTACTCATACAG gTTCCCCAGTGACCTCCTGCTGACCAGCTCCTCAGGAGAGCTGTGGAGGATGGTACGCATCGGTGGACAGCCTCTGGGCTTTG ATGAGTGTGGGATCGTGGCCCAGATCGCAGGCCCCCTGGCTGCGGCCGACATCTCTGCCTACTACATAAGCACCTTCAACTTTGACCATGCCCTG gtGCCTGAGGACGGCATCAGCAGTGTCATTGAAGTCCTCCAGCGACGGCAGGACAGCCAGGGCTCCTGA
- the CASTOR1 gene encoding cytosolic arginine sensor for mTORC1 subunit 1 isoform X6 — translation MELHILEHRVRVLSLARPGLWLYTHPLIKLLFLPRRSRCKFFSLTETPEDYTLMVDEEGFKELPPSEFLQVAEATWLVLNVSSRSGAAVQAAGVTKIARSVIAPLAEHHVSVLMLSTYQTDFILVREQDLSVVIHTLSQEFDIYREVGGEPVPVARDDSSNGFPRSQHAGPSPTVHPIQSPQNRFCVLTLDPETLPAIATTLIDVLFYSYSAPKEAASGGTEPSSITFFAFSLIEGYISIVMDAETQKKFPSDLLLTSSSGELWRMVRIGGQPLGFGA, via the exons ATGGAGCTGCACATCCTGGAGCACCGGGTGAGGGTGCTGAGCCTCGCCCGGCCAGGTCTCTGGCTCTACACCCACCCGCTCATCAAGCTACTCTTCCTGCCCCGCCGCAGCCG GTGCAAGTTCTTCAGCCTGACGGAGACCCCAGAGGATTACACGCTCATGGTGGACGAGGAGGGCTTcaaag AGCTTCCCCCATCTGAGTTCCTTCAAGTGGCTGAGGCCACATGGCTGGTGCTGAACGTGTCATCCCGCAGCGGTGCAGCAGTGCAGGCTGCTGGGGTCACCAAAATCGCCCGCTCAGTCATTGCGCCATTGGCGGAGCACCATGTGTCTGTGCTGATGCTGTCCACTTACCAGACGGACTTTATCCTG GTTCGGGAGCAGGACCTGTCCGTGGTGATCCACACTCTATCCCAGGAGTTTGACATTTACCGAGAAGTGGGCGGGGAGCCTGTACCTGTTGCCAGGGATGATTCCAGCAATGGCTTTCCCCGTTCTCAGCATG CAGGGCCCAGCCCCACGGTGCATCCCATCCAGAGCCCACAGAACCGCTTCTGTGTCCTcaccctggaccctgagaccctgcCAGCCATCGCAACCACGCTCATCGATGTCCTCTTCTACTCATACAG TGCCCCCAAGGAGGCAGCCTCTGGCGGTACTGAACCCAGCTCCATTACATTCTTTGCCTTCTCCCTCATTGAGGGCTACATCTCCATCGTTATGGACGCTGAGACTCAGAAAAA gTTCCCCAGTGACCTCCTGCTGACCAGCTCCTCAGGAGAGCTGTGGAGGATGGTACGCATCGGTGGACAGCCTCTGGGCTTTG gtGCCTGA